The Epinephelus lanceolatus isolate andai-2023 chromosome 14, ASM4190304v1, whole genome shotgun sequence genome has a window encoding:
- the LOC144466833 gene encoding trace amine-associated receptor 8a-like — translation MEEDELCFPQVNTSCRKTSRPHLEATVTLSVLSCITMLTMVLNLLVITSISHFRQLHTTTNFILLSLAVADFIVGLVLMPAEIIIYRGCWILGDIMCVVYDFSSFFAVSASVGNMVLISVDRYIAICDPMFYSIKLTVKRVQLCICLCWIFSAVHSSWMLRDLLKQPGKYNSCYGECVIVVNYIEGAVDLVVTFLGPFLVIIVLYMRVFVVAVTQARAMRSQTAADTLQRSKPITAKKSEMKAARTLGIVVVAFIVCNCPYYCFTVAAENNLAGASSGMIELWLVYFNSCLNPVIYVFFYPWFRKAIKHILTLQILKPGSSEANIM, via the exons ATGGAGGAGGATGAACTCTGCTTTCCCCAAGTCAACACCTCCTGCAGGAAGACAAGTCGCCCTCACTTGGAGGCCACAGTCACTCTCAGTGTGCTGTCCTGCATCACTATGCTCACTATGGTTCTTAACCTGCTGGTCATCACCTCTATCTCCCACTTCAG GCAGCTTCACACCACCACCAacttcatcctcctctctctggctgttGCAGACTTCATTGTCGGTTTGGTGCTAATGCCAGCTGAAATCATCATCTATAGAGGTTGTTGGATTCTGGGTGACATAATGTGTGTTGTGTATGATTTTTCGTCTTTCTTTGCTGTCAGTGCATCAGTAGGAAACATGGTTCTCATATCAGTTGACCGCTACATTGCTATTTGTGACCCCATGTTTTACTCCATCAAACTCACTGTGAAAAGAGTTCAACTCTGCATTTGTCTGTGTTGGATATTTTCTGCTGTTCACAGTAGTTGGATGCTGAGGGATTTATTGAAACAGCCAGGCAAGTATAACTCCTGTTATGGAGAGTGTGTAATTGTAGTTAATTATATTGAAGGAGCTGTTGACCTTGTTGTGACCTTTTTGGGTCCCTTTCTTGTCATCATAGTTTTGTATATGAGAGTTTTTGTGGTAGCTGTGACTCAGGCTCGTGCCATGCGCTCCCAAACTGCAGCTGATACACTTCAGCGTTCAAAGCCAATAACTGCTAAGAAATCTGAGATGAAAGCAGCCAGAACTCTTGGTATTGTTGTAGTTGCATTTATTGTGTGCAACTGTCCATATTATTGTTTCACTGTTGCAGCTGAGAACAACTTGGCTGGGGCGTCATCTGGAATGATTGAACTTTGGCTGGTGTATTTTAATTCCTGTCTAAACCCTGTGATATATGTCTTTTTCTATCCCTGGTTCAGAAAAGctattaaacacattttaacccTTCAGATACTGAAGCCTGGCTCCTCTGAGGCTAACATAATGTAG
- the LOC144466834 gene encoding trace amine-associated receptor 8a-like, which yields MEEAELCFPQVNTSCRKTSRPHLEATVTLSVLSCITMLTVVLNLLVITSISHFRQLHTTTNFILLSLAVADFLVGLVLMPAEIIIYRGCWILGDIMCVVYCFSAFFAVSASVGNMVLISADRYIAICDPMFYSTKVTVKKVQLCICLCWIFSVVHSSWMLRDFLKQPGRYNSCYGECVIVVNYIDGAVDLVVTFLGPFLVIIILYMRVFVVAVTQARAMRSRITADTLQRSNTVTAKKSEMKAARTLGIVVVVFIVCNCPYYCFTVAAENNLVGASSGNIELWLVYFNSCLNPVIYVFFYTWFRKAIKHIVTLQILKPGSSEANIV from the exons ATGGAGGAGGCTGAACTCTGCTTTCCCCAAGTCAACACCTCCTGCAGGAAGACAAGTCGCCCTCACTTGGAGGCCACAGTCACTCTCAGTGTGCTGTCCTGCATCACTATGCTCACCGTGGTTCTTAACCTGCTGGTCATCACCTCTATCTCCCACTTCAG GCAGCTTCACACCACCACCAacttcatcctcctctctctggctgttGCTGACTTCCTTGTCGGTTTGGTGCTAATGCCAGCTGAAATCATCATCTATAGAGGTTGTTGGATTCTGGGTGACATAATGTGTGTTGTGTATTGCTTTTCAGCTTTCTTTGCTGTCAGTGCATCAGTAGGAAACATGGTTCTCATATCAGCTGACCGCTACATTGCTATTTGTGACCCCATGTTTTACTCCACCAAAGTCACTGTGAAAAAAGTTCAACTCTGCATTTGTCTGTGTTGGATATTTTCTGTTGTTCACAGCAGTTGGATGCTGAGGGATTTCTTGAAACAGCCAGGCAGGTATAACTCCTGTTATGGAGAGTGTGTAATTGTAGTTAATTATATTGATGGAGCTGTTGACCTTGTTGTGACCTTTTTGGGCCCCTTTCTTGTCATCATAATTTTGTATATGAGAGTGTTTGTGGTGGCTGTGACTCAGGCTCGTGCCATGCGCTCTCGCATTACAGCTGATACACTTCAGCGTTCAAATACAGTAACTGCTAAGAAATCTGAGATGAAAGCAGCCAGGACTCTTGGTattgttgtagttgtgtttattgtgtgcaACTGTCCATATTATTGTTTCACTGTTGCAGCTGAGAACAACTTGGTTGGGGCGTCATCTGGAAACATTGAACTTTGGCTGGTGTATTTTAATTCCTGTCTCAACCCTGTGATATATGTATTTTTCTATACCTGGTTCAGGAAAGCTattaaacacattgtaacacttCAGATACTGAAGCCTGGCTCCTCTGAGGCTAATATAGTGTAG
- the LOC117249577 gene encoding trace amine-associated receptor 8a-like, giving the protein MAMEEAELCFPQVNTSCRKTNRPHWEATHSYSVLSFITMLTVVLNLLVIISISHFRQRYTFLLGLQSLTNLLFLLSLAVADFIVGFLQMPGEILLYRGCWDLGDSLCNVNYFLGFLSVSASVGNMVLLSADRYIAICDPMFYSIKVTVKRVRLCICLCLLLSAVHSSWMLRDFLKQPGRYNSCYGECVIVVNYIEGAVDLVVTFFAPILVIIVLYMRVFVVAVTQARAMHSYITAVKAQRSKKITAKKSEMKAARTLGIVVVVFLVCFSPYYCLSVAAENNLVGVSTAVIQIWLMYFNSCLNPVIYAFFYPWFRKAIKHIVTFWILKPGSSEANIV; this is encoded by the exons ATGGCCATGGAGGAGGCTGAACTCTGCTTTCCACAAGTCAACACCTCCTGCAGGAAGACAAATCGTCCTCACTGGGAGGCCACACACAGTTACAGTGTGCTGTCTTTCATCACTATGCTCACCGTGGTTCTTAACCTGCTGGTCATCATCTCTATCTCCCACTTCAGGCAGAGATACACTTTTCTGCTTGGCTTACAAAGT TTGACcaacctcctcttcctcctctctctggctgttGCGGACTTCATTGTGGGTTTCCTGCAGATGCCAGGTGAAATCCTCCTCTATCGAGGTTGTTGGGATCTAGGTGACTCATTATGTAATGTAAATTACTTTTTAGGTTTCCTCTCTGTCAGTGCATCAGTAGGAAACATGGTGCTCTTATCAGCTGACCGCTACATTGCTATTTGTGACCCCATGTTTTACTCcatcaaagtcactgtgaaaaGAGTTCGACTCTGCATTTGtctctgtttgttattgtctgCTGTTCACAGCAGTTGGATGCTGAGGGATTTCTTGAAACAGCCAGGCAGGTATAACTCCTGTTATGGAGAGTGTGTAATTGTAGTTAATTATATTGAAGGAGCTGTTGACCTTGTTGTGACCTTTTTTGCTCCCATTCTTGTCATCATAGTTTTGTATATGAGAGTGTTTGTGGTGGCTGTGACTCAGGCTCGTGCCATGCACTCCTACATTACAGCGGTCAAAGCACAACGTTCAAAGAAAATAACTGCCAAGAAATCTGAGATGAAAGCAGCCAGAACTCTTGGTattgttgtagttgtgtttctTGTGTGCTTCTCTCCTTATTATTGTTTAAGTGTTGCAGCTGAGAACAACTTGGTAGGGGTGTCAACTGCAGTAATTCAAATTTGGCTGATGTATTTTAATTCCTGTCTAAACCCTGTGATCTATGCCTTTTTCTACCCCTGGTTCAGGAAAGCTATTAAACACATTGTTACATTTTGGATACTAAAGCCTGGCTCCTCTGAGGCTAACATAGTGTAG